The following coding sequences lie in one Prosthecobacter vanneervenii genomic window:
- a CDS encoding TonB-dependent receptor plug domain-containing protein, whose translation MYLQKTSGRRPCAAITAALLAAIQLSAAETPAQPQTKKQTQPQKQTQQKPAAPASTAAADIPEVVITATMTDTESWRTASSVTVIDRKKIEENQYRFAVDALRNVPGMAIATPGVPGNVATVMTRGTTTKDTALMIDGRPLPANLAGSFNLETMALDNVERIEVLRGPAASLYGGRTMGGVINIITRSGKGLEKPRTTVFAETGSYGTIREGISSLGAIGKMDWGFEASRTDMQGQRINSRFSQTNMSGKAGYQFTDSLRFDLDARHYTANAGDPRTTDINDPDNHLLTEFWSISPRLVWNTTSKWTQSLTFSHSQFRQVATGYNDPPFFLPNNRTSSRTDFIEYKSVIQMMDKWTLTAGAWFQDQKISRYNDTAQMIDISQAQTNFALFLQSQAELFKGFNLINGIRYDKYSDFDNAFTWRSGVSYMVPRVNTVLHANYGTAYTPPTPQDLTPVFGGNPALVNPERSRGYEAGIMQPLFKNKLSLRATFFRNDLSNTYQYPPPAFIPMAIGSATTQGLESGLDWNPCAMFGLNLSYTYLDAYDNTNMARLVRRPRHSISGGIRFQPVKDVTFNLNALYVIDREDYDPITFAQIDQKDYLSVRLSANWRVNEHLDLFARVENLLGQPYYEIPGYPVMSTGAYAGLRLRF comes from the coding sequence ATGTACCTCCAGAAAACCTCTGGTCGCCGCCCCTGCGCAGCGATCACGGCGGCGCTCCTAGCCGCCATCCAGCTCAGCGCGGCAGAGACGCCCGCCCAGCCTCAAACGAAGAAACAGACGCAGCCGCAAAAGCAGACACAGCAGAAGCCAGCGGCACCTGCCAGCACCGCAGCCGCTGACATCCCCGAAGTCGTGATCACCGCGACGATGACCGACACCGAATCCTGGCGCACCGCCAGCAGCGTGACTGTGATCGACCGCAAGAAGATCGAGGAAAACCAGTACCGCTTTGCCGTCGATGCCCTGCGCAATGTCCCCGGCATGGCCATCGCCACGCCCGGCGTCCCCGGAAACGTGGCCACGGTGATGACACGCGGCACCACCACCAAGGACACCGCCTTGATGATCGATGGCCGCCCACTGCCCGCCAACCTCGCAGGCTCTTTCAATCTCGAGACCATGGCGCTGGACAATGTGGAGCGTATCGAGGTGCTGCGCGGCCCCGCCGCCAGCCTCTACGGCGGCCGCACCATGGGCGGCGTGATCAACATCATCACCCGCAGCGGCAAAGGCCTGGAGAAGCCCAGGACCACCGTCTTTGCCGAAACCGGCAGCTACGGCACCATCCGCGAGGGCATCAGCTCCCTCGGTGCCATCGGCAAGATGGACTGGGGCTTTGAAGCCAGCCGCACCGACATGCAGGGGCAGCGCATCAACAGCCGCTTTTCGCAGACCAACATGTCAGGCAAAGCCGGGTATCAGTTCACCGACAGCCTGCGTTTTGATCTGGATGCGCGCCACTACACCGCCAATGCCGGCGACCCGCGCACCACGGACATCAATGACCCGGACAACCACCTCCTCACCGAGTTCTGGAGCATCTCCCCGCGTCTGGTATGGAATACCACGAGCAAATGGACGCAGTCGCTCACCTTCTCCCACAGCCAGTTCCGGCAGGTGGCCACCGGCTACAATGACCCGCCGTTTTTCCTGCCAAACAACCGCACCAGCTCCCGCACCGACTTCATTGAGTACAAGAGCGTCATCCAGATGATGGACAAATGGACCTTGACCGCAGGCGCGTGGTTCCAGGACCAGAAGATCAGCCGCTACAATGACACGGCGCAGATGATCGACATCTCCCAGGCTCAGACCAATTTCGCGCTCTTCCTGCAGTCGCAGGCCGAGCTCTTCAAGGGCTTCAACCTCATCAATGGCATCCGCTACGACAAGTACTCGGATTTTGACAACGCCTTCACCTGGCGCAGCGGCGTCAGCTACATGGTGCCCCGGGTCAATACCGTGCTGCATGCCAACTACGGCACCGCCTACACCCCGCCCACACCGCAGGATCTCACCCCCGTCTTTGGCGGAAACCCCGCTCTCGTGAACCCCGAGCGCAGCCGCGGCTACGAGGCGGGCATCATGCAGCCGCTCTTTAAAAACAAGCTCTCGCTGCGCGCCACCTTCTTCCGCAATGACCTGAGCAATACCTACCAGTATCCGCCGCCTGCCTTTATCCCCATGGCCATCGGCTCCGCCACCACCCAGGGCCTGGAGAGCGGGCTGGACTGGAATCCCTGCGCCATGTTTGGCCTGAACCTCAGCTACACCTACCTGGACGCGTATGACAATACGAACATGGCCCGCCTGGTGCGCCGCCCGCGCCACAGCATCTCCGGCGGCATCCGCTTCCAGCCGGTGAAGGACGTCACCTTCAATCTCAACGCCCTCTACGTGATCGACCGCGAGGACTACGATCCCATCACCTTTGCGCAGATCGATCAGAAGGACTACCTCAGCGTGCGTCTCTCCGCCAACTGGCGCGTGAACGAGCACCTGGATCTCTTTGCCCGCGTGGAAAACCTCCTCGGCCAGCCCTACTACGAGATCCCCGGCTACCCGGTCATGAGCACCGGAGCTTATGCGGGGCTGCGTTTGCGCTTTTGA
- a CDS encoding AraC family transcriptional regulator, which yields MSSTAPRPESPAALRERFIRRVSADSPFYRLFDHLPDLAFFAKDSDFRFMCASRRFMDRFGISDETDIVGKNDFDLFPTRLAENFRRDDVEVMSSGKAQLNIVELFFTDQGLPDWFVTNKLPLTDAKGRVIGIMGTVQSFEGKKQMLQPYLQIDLALSYIRDHFRTGVSITELAQIVHLSPRQLHRKFVETFGTSPQAFIMKLRIQAACEALQREGANISDVAHDLGFCDQSALTHHFHRHMGMTPLKYLRQFRLRRA from the coding sequence GTGAGCAGCACCGCGCCACGCCCCGAATCCCCCGCCGCACTGCGCGAACGCTTCATCCGTCGCGTCAGTGCGGACAGCCCCTTTTACCGTCTTTTCGACCACCTGCCGGACCTCGCCTTCTTTGCCAAAGACAGCGACTTCCGCTTCATGTGCGCCAGCCGCCGCTTCATGGACCGCTTTGGCATCAGCGACGAAACGGACATCGTGGGCAAAAATGACTTTGATCTCTTCCCCACACGCCTGGCAGAAAACTTCCGCCGCGATGACGTGGAGGTGATGAGCAGCGGCAAGGCTCAGCTCAACATCGTCGAGCTCTTCTTTACCGATCAGGGACTGCCTGACTGGTTCGTCACCAACAAGCTCCCGCTCACCGACGCCAAAGGCCGCGTCATCGGCATCATGGGCACCGTGCAGAGCTTTGAGGGCAAGAAGCAGATGCTCCAGCCCTACCTGCAGATCGACCTCGCGCTCTCCTACATCCGCGACCACTTCCGCACCGGCGTCTCCATCACCGAGCTGGCGCAGATCGTGCACCTCTCGCCTAGGCAGCTGCACCGCAAATTTGTCGAGACCTTCGGCACCAGCCCCCAGGCCTTCATCATGAAGCTGCGCATCCAGGCCGCCTGCGAAGCCCTTCAGCGGGAAGGAGCCAACATCTCCGACGTCGCCCACGACCTCGGCTTCTGCGACCAGAGCGCCCTCACCCACCACTTCCACCGCCATATGGGCATGACACCGCTGAAATACCTGCGCCAGTTCCGCCTGCGGCGTGCGTGA
- the thiE gene encoding thiamine phosphate synthase — translation MKRIQDARLYGIVDLGYVTAENVVSMTAQLCAGGVDVLQLRAKKLGAPEIERLARQMLPVTREHGVPLVINDHLEIAAVVGSEGVHVGQDDDAVARARAVVGPECFVGKSTHSLAQAVAAQAEGADYIGFGPLYATGTKPDYVPIGLQDITEVHRLVQLPIFCIGGVNAGRLDEVISAGARRVVVVSAFLQAADVADEVRRLKERLPVG, via the coding sequence ATGAAACGCATTCAAGACGCACGGCTCTACGGCATTGTTGACCTCGGTTATGTGACGGCTGAAAACGTCGTCTCCATGACGGCGCAGCTTTGTGCCGGAGGGGTGGATGTGCTGCAGCTGCGTGCCAAGAAGCTGGGAGCGCCGGAGATCGAGCGGCTGGCGCGGCAGATGCTGCCGGTGACGCGGGAGCACGGCGTGCCGCTGGTGATCAATGACCACCTGGAAATCGCCGCCGTCGTGGGCAGCGAGGGCGTGCATGTGGGGCAGGATGACGATGCCGTGGCCAGGGCGCGCGCGGTGGTGGGGCCGGAGTGCTTTGTGGGCAAGTCCACCCACAGCCTGGCGCAGGCCGTGGCCGCGCAGGCAGAGGGGGCGGACTACATCGGCTTTGGCCCGCTGTATGCCACGGGGACAAAGCCGGACTACGTGCCCATCGGCCTGCAGGACATCACTGAGGTGCACCGGCTGGTGCAGCTGCCCATCTTCTGCATCGGCGGGGTAAATGCGGGACGGCTGGACGAGGTGATCTCCGCCGGGGCGCGGCGGGTGGTGGTGGTATCTGCCTTCCTGCAGGCGGCGGATGTGGCGGACGAGGTGCGGCGGCTGAAGGAACGGCTGCCGGTGGGCTGA
- a CDS encoding YraN family protein encodes MTPEPPPPESLWSRLRRRVQEAAWLRTAVLWLRARTWLSFSKQLAGLPMSPKEVGAMGELLAARWLSANGRRVLYRNYRGSNRGEVDIVARHGQVLTFVEVKARTSTAFGRPADAVGRDKQRLIQRGAMDWLRLLGRPLLSFRFDIVEVVLTEGEKPRVNVIQDAFQMPDSSMAGR; translated from the coding sequence ATGACGCCTGAACCGCCGCCGCCCGAGAGCCTGTGGTCCCGGCTGCGCAGGCGGGTGCAGGAGGCTGCATGGCTGCGCACGGCAGTGCTGTGGCTGCGGGCACGGACGTGGCTCTCCTTCAGCAAACAGCTGGCCGGGCTGCCCATGAGCCCCAAGGAGGTGGGGGCGATGGGCGAACTGCTGGCCGCGCGCTGGCTTTCGGCGAATGGCCGCCGGGTGCTCTACCGCAACTACCGTGGGTCCAATCGTGGAGAGGTGGACATCGTGGCGCGGCATGGACAGGTGCTCACTTTTGTGGAGGTCAAGGCGCGCACCAGCACCGCGTTTGGCCGCCCGGCAGACGCCGTGGGCAGGGACAAGCAGCGCCTGATCCAGCGCGGAGCCATGGACTGGCTGCGCCTGCTGGGAAGGCCCCTACTGAGCTTCCGCTTTGACATCGTGGAGGTGGTGCTGACCGAGGGTGAGAAACCGCGTGTGAATGTGATCCAGGACGCCTTCCAGATGCCGGACAGCTCCATGGCCGGACGGTGA
- a CDS encoding alpha/beta hydrolase, giving the protein MESHSEGHPRTPPIDRNRELLKTAREEIYKTVGGVNLSAYIWEPEMDKAPSYPKSVAAFFFSSGWDNGQVAQFAPHCVYFASRGMTTICFDYRVSTRHGTGPVEAMADARSAIRWIRMNAVELGINPGKIVGVGGSGGGHAIASSAILSGFDDPSDALDCSPAPNAIVLFNPVMDTYSKYAFGRDRWPDQATCKAADLIRAIRPGLPPMLIMHGTGDRVVPFDGSYQFARKSSKKKNLCRLIEFEGQGHGFFNFNLSFEMYEATLMAMDELFVELGFLEPDPEAGLGKVD; this is encoded by the coding sequence ATGGAGTCTCACAGCGAAGGTCACCCACGCACACCCCCGATTGATCGCAATCGGGAGTTGCTGAAGACCGCCCGGGAAGAAATCTACAAAACCGTAGGCGGTGTGAATCTCTCCGCCTACATTTGGGAACCCGAGATGGACAAGGCTCCCTCCTACCCCAAGTCGGTGGCGGCTTTCTTTTTCAGCAGCGGCTGGGACAACGGCCAGGTGGCGCAGTTTGCCCCTCATTGCGTGTATTTTGCCTCCCGTGGCATGACCACGATCTGCTTTGACTACCGTGTGAGCACCCGCCACGGCACCGGCCCGGTGGAAGCCATGGCCGATGCGCGCTCCGCCATCCGCTGGATCCGCATGAATGCGGTGGAGCTGGGCATCAATCCCGGCAAGATCGTCGGTGTGGGCGGCTCTGGTGGCGGCCACGCCATCGCCTCCTCCGCCATTCTCAGCGGCTTTGACGATCCCTCCGATGCACTCGACTGCAGCCCGGCTCCGAACGCCATCGTGCTGTTCAATCCGGTGATGGACACCTACTCCAAGTACGCCTTTGGCCGCGACCGCTGGCCGGACCAGGCCACCTGCAAGGCCGCCGACCTCATCCGTGCCATCCGCCCCGGCCTGCCGCCCATGCTCATCATGCACGGCACCGGAGACCGCGTGGTGCCCTTTGACGGCTCCTATCAGTTTGCCCGCAAGTCGAGCAAGAAGAAGAACCTCTGCCGCCTGATCGAGTTCGAAGGCCAGGGCCACGGCTTCTTTAATTTCAATCTCTCCTTTGAGATGTACGAGGCCACCCTCATGGCCATGGACGAGCTCTTTGTCGAGCTCGGCTTCCTGGAGCCGGACCCCGAAGCGGGCCTCGGCAAGGTGGACTAA
- a CDS encoding ribonuclease HII — translation MPTLDHENTLRAEGFRVVAGVDEAGRGPLAGPVCVAAVVLPEDFSHPVLNDSKQLSEVKRERLYEEITADARIRWHCVTVEPAEIDRINILQATWEGMRRAALALQPVPNAVLIDGKPVKNYPLYQLALVKGDSLSYSIAAASIIAKVTRDRLLVAMAQRYPKYGFEIHKGYPTPGHLAALRQHGPCPEHRRSFAPVAQLELDLS, via the coding sequence ATGCCGACGCTCGATCATGAAAACACACTGCGCGCAGAAGGCTTTCGCGTGGTGGCTGGAGTCGATGAGGCTGGGCGCGGGCCGCTGGCCGGGCCGGTGTGTGTGGCGGCGGTGGTGCTGCCGGAGGATTTTTCCCACCCCGTGCTCAATGACTCCAAGCAGCTCAGCGAGGTAAAACGCGAGCGTTTGTATGAAGAGATCACCGCAGATGCGCGCATCCGCTGGCATTGTGTGACAGTGGAGCCCGCAGAGATCGACCGCATCAATATTTTACAGGCCACGTGGGAGGGCATGCGGCGTGCGGCGCTGGCGCTGCAGCCGGTGCCGAATGCGGTGCTCATAGACGGCAAGCCGGTGAAGAACTACCCGCTGTACCAGTTGGCGCTGGTGAAGGGGGACAGCCTCAGCTACTCCATCGCGGCGGCCAGCATCATCGCCAAGGTCACGCGGGATCGTCTCCTGGTGGCCATGGCGCAGCGGTATCCTAAGTATGGCTTTGAGATTCACAAAGGCTACCCCACGCCAGGGCATCTGGCGGCGCTGCGCCAGCACGGGCCCTGCCCGGAGCACCGGCGCAGCTTTGCCCCGGTGGCGCAGCTGGAGCTGGACCTGTCATGA
- a CDS encoding M16 family metallopeptidase, translating to MLRSLLLAAVVASTAHAATWPQDTSDLKADPKAQFGQLENGLRYVILPHDEPPGRASIRLYMDVGSLMEENDQQGMAHYLEHMAFNGSRHFKGGEMVEYFQRLGMGFGADTNAHTSFKETVYMLELPKVEPKYIAEGLQLFRDDLDGMLLNEAEIDKERGIILSEKLSRDSIEYRTMMAGYKFAMPESILPDRMPIGTEEMIKTMKRPRFAEFYEKYYTPKRATIVAVGDFKDTAAVKAEIEKQFADAKPKHGDAEDPNLGKVTSGYGTIAKLHTEMQAEALTISVEIPRAAKNKPDSAATRREKTIRDLADMMINQRLSKLAKAEGAPFLGAESYSYEYLEFVSVNGIQAQCDPKNWKATLTLLETELRRAIEHGFTDAEFEEAKATVLKGAKLRADQAESRKSRDLASGIVSILAGKKVFTHPADDLARVSTVLASLKKEDSHAALVEDWKGDDVQLFLGGNLKLEGDANKQIIDTFKASRAKPVAAPAKEETAAFAYTEFGPAGKVASRSEAKDLEIVQAVFENNVRFNFKHTEFEKGTIRVLINFGGGKLSTPADKPGIIPFAQSTFQLGGLEKHGVDDIRRIFASRTVGSDFSIGDEAFVLSGRTTPADLEAQLQLLTAYLVAPGYREEAARQFEKNLEPMYTQLQHTAEGVMNGEVVSFIHSGDARWGFPKIEVLRQRTLAELKAWLTPALTQDYLEVTVLGDVDEDAAIKAVAKTLGALPKRAEKKPDYTKERAVAFPKPEASKTFPFDTEIPKAIATVYWPTTDMTDIKRARRLTLLGSILDDRLRIKVREELGDTYSPACYHVANDSFTGYGYMTTMIECKPELADSLTKLVIEIGDKLAAGPVTDDEFDRAMKPMVAQLEQMRRDNRYWSMNVLRCSQEHPERLDWARSFITDFSGIKKDEIEALAKEYLGAKRAVSAGIIPTEKK from the coding sequence ATGCTACGCTCCCTCCTTCTCGCAGCCGTCGTCGCCTCCACCGCGCATGCCGCCACCTGGCCTCAGGACACCAGCGATCTCAAGGCCGACCCCAAGGCCCAGTTTGGTCAGCTGGAAAACGGTCTGCGCTACGTCATCCTGCCGCACGATGAGCCCCCCGGCCGCGCCAGCATCCGCCTCTACATGGATGTGGGCTCGCTCATGGAGGAAAACGACCAGCAGGGCATGGCGCACTACCTGGAGCACATGGCCTTCAATGGCTCCCGCCACTTCAAAGGCGGGGAGATGGTGGAGTACTTCCAGCGCCTGGGCATGGGCTTTGGTGCCGACACGAATGCGCATACCTCCTTCAAGGAAACCGTGTACATGCTGGAGCTGCCCAAGGTGGAGCCCAAGTACATCGCCGAAGGCCTCCAGCTCTTCCGTGACGACCTCGACGGCATGCTGCTCAATGAGGCCGAGATCGACAAGGAGCGCGGCATCATCCTCAGCGAAAAGCTCAGCCGCGACTCCATCGAGTACCGCACCATGATGGCGGGCTACAAGTTTGCCATGCCCGAGTCCATCCTGCCGGACCGCATGCCCATCGGCACCGAGGAGATGATCAAGACGATGAAGCGTCCGCGATTTGCCGAATTCTACGAGAAGTACTACACCCCCAAGCGCGCCACCATCGTGGCCGTGGGCGATTTCAAAGACACCGCCGCTGTGAAGGCGGAGATCGAGAAGCAGTTTGCCGACGCCAAGCCCAAGCACGGCGATGCTGAAGACCCCAATCTCGGCAAGGTGACCTCCGGCTACGGCACCATCGCCAAGCTGCACACCGAGATGCAGGCCGAGGCCCTGACCATCTCCGTGGAGATCCCCCGCGCCGCCAAGAACAAGCCCGACAGCGCCGCCACCCGCCGCGAGAAAACCATCCGCGACCTGGCGGACATGATGATCAACCAGCGCCTCTCCAAGCTGGCCAAGGCCGAAGGCGCACCCTTCCTGGGCGCGGAGAGCTACAGCTACGAGTATCTCGAATTTGTCAGCGTGAACGGCATCCAGGCCCAGTGCGACCCCAAGAACTGGAAGGCCACGCTAACTCTGCTGGAAACAGAGCTGCGCCGTGCCATCGAGCATGGCTTTACCGATGCCGAATTTGAAGAAGCCAAGGCCACCGTGCTCAAAGGGGCCAAGCTGCGCGCCGACCAGGCCGAAAGCCGCAAGTCCCGCGATCTGGCCAGCGGCATCGTCAGCATCCTGGCTGGCAAGAAGGTCTTCACCCACCCCGCAGACGATCTGGCCCGTGTATCCACCGTGCTGGCCAGCCTGAAGAAGGAAGACAGCCACGCCGCGCTCGTGGAAGACTGGAAGGGCGATGACGTGCAGCTCTTCCTCGGCGGTAATCTGAAGCTGGAAGGCGATGCCAACAAACAGATCATCGACACCTTCAAGGCCAGCCGCGCCAAGCCCGTGGCCGCTCCCGCCAAGGAGGAAACCGCCGCCTTTGCCTACACCGAGTTTGGTCCTGCGGGCAAGGTGGCCAGCCGCTCCGAGGCCAAGGATCTGGAGATCGTCCAGGCCGTGTTTGAAAACAACGTGCGCTTCAACTTCAAGCACACTGAATTCGAAAAAGGCACCATCCGCGTGCTGATCAACTTCGGCGGTGGCAAGCTCAGCACTCCTGCAGACAAGCCGGGCATCATCCCCTTTGCGCAGAGCACCTTCCAGCTCGGCGGCCTGGAAAAGCATGGCGTGGACGACATCCGCCGCATCTTTGCCAGCCGCACCGTGGGCAGCGATTTCTCCATCGGCGACGAGGCCTTTGTGCTCAGCGGCCGCACCACCCCGGCAGATCTGGAGGCGCAGCTCCAGCTGCTCACCGCCTACCTCGTGGCCCCCGGCTACCGCGAGGAGGCCGCACGCCAGTTTGAGAAAAATCTGGAACCCATGTACACCCAGCTGCAGCACACCGCAGAAGGTGTCATGAATGGCGAGGTCGTCTCCTTCATCCACTCCGGCGACGCACGCTGGGGCTTCCCCAAGATCGAAGTGCTGCGCCAGCGCACCCTGGCCGAGCTGAAGGCCTGGCTCACCCCTGCCCTGACCCAGGACTACCTGGAGGTGACCGTGCTCGGAGATGTGGACGAAGATGCTGCGATCAAGGCCGTGGCCAAGACCCTCGGTGCCCTGCCCAAACGTGCTGAAAAGAAGCCCGACTACACCAAGGAGCGTGCCGTGGCCTTCCCCAAGCCCGAGGCCAGCAAGACCTTCCCCTTTGACACCGAAATCCCCAAGGCCATCGCCACCGTGTACTGGCCCACCACGGACATGACGGACATCAAGCGCGCCCGCCGCCTCACGCTGCTGGGCTCCATCCTGGATGACCGCCTGCGCATCAAGGTGCGCGAAGAGCTGGGAGACACCTACAGCCCCGCCTGCTACCACGTGGCCAATGACAGCTTCACCGGCTACGGCTACATGACGACGATGATCGAGTGCAAGCCCGAGCTGGCCGACTCCCTGACCAAGCTCGTCATCGAGATCGGCGACAAGCTGGCCGCAGGCCCTGTGACCGACGACGAATTTGACCGCGCCATGAAGCCCATGGTGGCTCAGCTGGAGCAGATGCGCCGCGACAACCGCTACTGGTCCATGAACGTGCTCCGCTGCTCCCAGGAGCACCCCGAGCGCCTCGACTGGGCCCGCAGCTTCATCACCGACTTCTCCGGCATCAAGAAAGACGAGATCGAAGCCCTGGCCAAAGAATACCTCGGAGCCAAACGCGCCGTGAGCGCCGGCATCATCCCCACCGAGAAGAAGTAA
- a CDS encoding dihydroxyacetone kinase subunit DhaK produces the protein MSNANPAKKIINNPLKCADELFEGLVLAYDGKARRVGTRSIVMNDLRPDAPALLVGGGAGHEPIYHGLVGKGMADGAAVGEIFAAPPPDIVLEAAQAVNRGKGVLFLYGNYAGDVMNFDIGAELAADEGINVKTVIIADDVCSAPPTEKHKRRGVAGLVPIVKLAGAAAQTVDTLDELVRIAQKACDNTRTVGVSTKPGSIPATGKPTFELADDVIGLGMGIHGEKGVGLIPMCTADELAAKILDLLFGDDLELKSGDEIVFFVNSLGSTHMMELLILLRGAKPILEARGIKIHQTIVDNIVTCQEMAGVSFSITKLDAELKKLWDLPCESVGYTKL, from the coding sequence ATGAGCAACGCCAATCCCGCCAAGAAGATCATCAACAATCCGCTGAAGTGCGCCGACGAACTCTTTGAAGGTCTGGTGCTGGCCTATGATGGCAAGGCCCGCCGCGTGGGCACGCGCTCCATTGTCATGAATGATCTGCGCCCCGATGCGCCCGCACTCCTGGTGGGCGGTGGCGCCGGGCATGAGCCGATCTATCACGGCCTGGTGGGCAAGGGCATGGCAGACGGCGCCGCCGTGGGCGAGATCTTTGCCGCTCCGCCGCCAGACATCGTGCTGGAAGCCGCGCAGGCCGTGAACCGTGGCAAGGGCGTGCTCTTCCTCTATGGCAACTACGCCGGAGACGTGATGAATTTTGACATTGGCGCGGAACTCGCTGCCGACGAAGGCATCAACGTGAAGACCGTGATCATCGCCGACGACGTCTGCTCCGCTCCTCCCACAGAGAAGCACAAGCGCCGTGGCGTGGCAGGTCTGGTGCCGATCGTCAAGCTGGCCGGTGCCGCCGCGCAGACGGTGGACACTCTGGACGAGCTGGTCCGCATCGCGCAAAAGGCCTGCGACAACACCCGCACCGTGGGCGTTTCCACCAAGCCCGGCAGCATTCCCGCCACCGGCAAGCCCACCTTTGAGCTGGCCGATGACGTGATCGGCCTCGGCATGGGCATTCATGGAGAGAAAGGCGTGGGCCTCATCCCCATGTGCACGGCGGACGAACTCGCTGCCAAGATTCTCGACCTGCTCTTCGGTGATGACCTGGAGCTGAAGTCCGGAGATGAGATCGTCTTCTTTGTGAACAGCCTCGGCTCCACGCACATGATGGAACTGCTGATCCTGCTGCGCGGTGCCAAGCCGATTCTGGAAGCACGTGGCATCAAGATCCACCAGACCATCGTGGACAACATCGTCACCTGTCAGGAAATGGCCGGCGTGAGCTTCAGCATCACCAAGCTGGACGCCGAGCTCAAGAAGCTCTGGGACCTGCCCTGCGAGAGCGTGGGCTACACCAAGCTCTGA
- a CDS encoding Fic family protein, with protein MIQTDSILITPELLGLIAEIDEFKGAWRALGTLAPERLKALRHVATIESIGSSTRIEGSKLTDREVERLLASLEIKKFDTRDEQEVAGYAAVMETIFHACQDIPISENHIKQLHRDLLRYSEKDERHRGEYKTLPNNVAAFDESGRQLAVVFETATPFDTPRRMAGLVSWLNEARELKRTHPLLVVSVFVVVFLEIHPFQDGNGRLSRVLTTLLLLQAGYAYVPYSSLESIIENSKEGYYLSLRQTQGTIRTPAPNWQPWLLFFLRALQQQTRRLAIKVEREKIVMSSLPELAVAIIDHARQHGRVTMGGMIQMTAASRNTLKEHFRHLLEQGHLIKHGAGKGTWYGLP; from the coding sequence ATGATCCAGACTGACTCCATCCTGATCACCCCCGAGCTGCTGGGGCTGATTGCCGAAATTGACGAGTTCAAAGGTGCTTGGCGCGCCCTTGGAACGCTCGCCCCTGAGCGTTTGAAGGCGTTGCGCCATGTCGCCACCATTGAGAGCATCGGTTCTTCCACGCGTATCGAGGGCAGCAAACTCACCGACCGCGAAGTGGAGCGGCTGCTTGCCAGCCTGGAGATCAAAAAGTTCGACACCCGGGACGAGCAGGAAGTCGCAGGCTATGCCGCGGTCATGGAAACCATCTTCCATGCATGTCAGGACATTCCCATTTCAGAAAATCACATCAAGCAGCTCCACCGCGACCTGCTGCGCTACAGCGAAAAGGACGAGCGGCATCGTGGCGAATACAAGACCCTTCCCAACAACGTCGCCGCCTTCGATGAAAGCGGCAGGCAGCTCGCCGTCGTGTTTGAAACGGCAACGCCGTTCGATACGCCGCGCCGCATGGCCGGGCTTGTCTCCTGGCTGAATGAAGCCCGGGAGCTGAAGCGCACGCACCCGCTGCTGGTGGTGTCTGTGTTTGTCGTGGTGTTTCTGGAGATCCACCCCTTCCAGGATGGCAATGGCCGCCTGAGCCGCGTCCTGACCACCCTGCTCCTCCTGCAGGCTGGCTATGCCTATGTGCCCTACAGTTCGCTGGAAAGCATCATCGAGAACAGCAAGGAGGGCTACTATCTCAGCCTGCGTCAGACTCAGGGCACCATCCGCACCCCGGCGCCCAACTGGCAGCCCTGGCTGCTGTTTTTTCTGCGTGCCTTGCAGCAGCAGACGCGCCGTCTGGCGATCAAGGTAGAGCGCGAAAAAATCGTCATGTCCTCTCTGCCGGAGCTTGCCGTGGCCATCATCGACCACGCCAGACAGCATGGTCGTGTGACCATGGGCGGCATGATCCAGATGACGGCAGCCAGCCGCAACACACTCAAGGAGCATTTCCGGCATTTGCTGGAGCAGGGCCATCTGATCAAGCACGGAGCAGGCAAAGGCACGTGGTATGGTCTGCCATAG